The DNA window GTATTTCGTTTGAAACACATAAGACAATGGCGGTGTTTTCTAGAGATGAAATTGTTTAAATGTTTACGACATTTATGCtagaaatgatattttttaaaagttatatttcaCATATTAAATGAGCATGGGATGTTAGTAGCGACTTTGAGCGAGTAGAAATTTAGGATCTTACATAACTTGTGTATACCTaccctattaaaaaaattatttcattggTTTACATGTTTTATATCTTTCAAAAACTTGACGAGCATTGTATAATTAAGTAGTGCTATGTTctataaagaaaattgaagcaTAGAGAGAATATGAAGTGAttcacttttatttatagttttgCTTTTTTAGTAGACTGAGGTGAGGAATACAACTTCATTCTGTAGAGAAAGCTTAGGGAAGGAGAGATTGTAGGTCTAGCAGGTGGGGATGGGAATGCCACAGGAAGAAGCTATCTTTTTAGCATTGGGAGACTCTAAATAAGGCTTCAATATTGGGCTTTTCAGGTATTCACAAAGGCATCCCTCTTGCTTCTTCACTTTATCACAGCATTCCGCTGTCGGCGGCTCTGTGGATTTGAGTGCAGGAAGACATGCTCTCATCTCCGTCGGATCGCAATTCACCGCCTCTGCCACTCCAGCTCCAGTGAGGAGCGCCACCATCGCCATCACTGCCACCAGAAGGTAAAgccttttcttcattgttgCTGAAAACAAAGATGAATATATTGGTTGTATTTGTGATGAAGTTTCAAGTAGTATTTATAGCGCTTGTAAACTGGAAGCTGTGCACACAATACTTGCTTCTGGTCAGTTAGGAGTGCAGCCAAATTAATAACATCaattaccatatatataaaGGAAACGGAAGCCAACAAAGTGCCTAAAGTAAACATTTTTTTGGCGGTGTAACGGAAGGCAAGGGTCGCAAACCACCAAATGTAATAAGAACGGATTGTTGAAAATATGACAAAAGTCATACGTCATCTAATCGAGGAACATATGAATGATAGTCTCTCTATTCATGTGAAACCATAGATAAAGTTAAGAGAACATACCCTCTATTATACTATTGTGAAATTGATTGTTATGGAATCTTTAAATAGGAATTAGGATTGattaatcttttctttcttgattgAGTTGGGTGATTGCAAAAATCTCATTTAAGAGACGGGTCTCATGGCTCATTCATTAATTGTAATAAGAAACGATAACCGGCGGTAATTTGAAGCAATATTGAGGAATGGGAGTGAACGTACTAGAATTAGGAAGAACTCCGACTAAGGTCAACCAAGAAAGTGGGCCTACTGCCGTATGGTTATAATtgtgtgttgtatgatggCACGCATCATATGTTTGTATACGTAAACTCTTATGAAATGAGATGTATATGCTATGAGATAGGATTGTTATGTTGTATTTGATGAagtgacatgtttatgatatgatgtgtTGAAGACATGCTCTGGATATGTTGTTTAATTGTTATcatatatgatatgttatgtgtACGATGTAGATTGTTATTTTTGAAAGCATGAAtacattatgatatgatatatgtgcGACatgaataatatgatatgattgaaatgcaaaacaatgaactagcatgaaatacaaccccgACATACGCATGGAAGCTAtgatgaatgatatgataaacattatgagaaataatataatatgaagaaaacactagtggggttgtattaaaccatgatgaaaatgaaaaaaagttaGGATTTCATGCATTTTTGTGTGATGATGGCACTGGGggctagtagttgcactcccctcactatagatatatttctgttcatttgatataaccatgattagcaagtcgatccttcatAGGTTGTTCGTAACAAAAGTTGGATCATTTTACCgtttttacccctaaagttacttcttgttccgtAAGTCCCACtaatcctctaatgaacaattgatttgtggtccaaccaccaaaccaaATCCCTCTCgagccaatgagagggtgagaccccttgttcaagacctggagtcaatacttaagggaacaacctctttATTGTCTCTAAAAGCGGGTAGGAGTGAGTTCTATCATGCACCCTATGTCtccagctattcacccagtcttaccattgaaatgggaggcttattgagtcaaCGAACTCAGGTCACTCTCACCTATGCAAATGTAaggataattctgaataaaaAGGTGTTTTTGTTAGAAAATAAACttacatgttttgttttttttgttttttgttttttttgtttttaattctatCAAAAGGAATTTAATTATGAGGGCATAATTATCTACCGGGAGAGCAAATAGGGGAGAAATTTACTGAAGGGAAAGTAAATGGGTGGAAAAAAGAATGGGTAGTTAAAGCCAAATTTGGCCTCAGTAAATGCTATAAAAGAAGGGCTCATGTATATTCAATGTAATCGTGCAGATAGAAATAACAACaagaaagagaacaaaaacattGACGGTCTGAATTGGTGTGCAAGAACCTTGAGaacttctttgtctccttatctctctctccccttgTGTCTTAATTAGTGTGTAATAACCTCTTGAGaacttctttgtctccttgtctctctccCTTTGCGACACCTCCTTTCTTAAAGTTTtgtgagagttatctaaatGAGTTAGATTCAGAGTGAGTGTTTTATTTCGAGGTTGATATCAGAGCAACTTTAGCGATTTCAATTGGTATCATAGCGATTTCAATTCCAACAAGTTGGCTTGAGAGCTGCGTTcaattttctacaaattgatatcagagccgATGGCGAACATCATGGGACAAATGCCACTACAACGATTGACGAAGACGAACaacgagaattggagcatccaaatgaaagcccTTCTCGATTCGCAagacgcatgggaggtggtcgaagacgGTTTCGAAGAACCATTTGATACCACGGGTTACACGGTGGTGCAAAACAAGGCGCTAAAGAAATTACGGTCAAAGGATTAGGCAGAACTATACATGCTGTTTCGAGCTgttgacgagtcgggctttgagaagattgcaatggcaactacttcaaaagaagcgtgggacactttagaaaaggtgttcaaaggaaccgaccaAGTCAAGCAGGTGCGTCTCCAGACTCTgcgtggcgagttggagagcatgaagatggagtcagaaaatgtatctgactacattacTCGTGTACAGACCATGACGAATCAATTAAATCGGAAgggagaaatgttacccgaaACGCGGGTTGTGgaaaaaatcttgaggtcATTAATagacaacttcgagaatgttaTTTGTGCCATAGAGGAATTGAAGGACCTGACCAAGTTCACAGTCAATGAGCTTGCCGGTTCTCTtgaggcacacgagcaacgtaagaaaaCGAAGGAGGAACCACTCGATCAAGTGATTCAGACGAAGACAACAATAAAGGATGGAAAAGTTCTCTACACACAAAATTTTCGAGGTAGAGATAGTGGAAGCCGCGGGAATGGTCTGGGTGGTCAAGGCAATAGTCACGAAGAAAACTACGAAGAAAAAAGACTatcgagccaagcaaattggcaTGGAAGAGGACGTATTCAAGGGCGCGGTCAAAGATACAATCCCAACATCAAGAACTTCAAGTGTCAGAAATATGACCATtatgcaaataattgtaactctgaaaaatgttataattgtGGCAGAATGGGTTCACTATGCGAGAGACTGTCTAGCCAAAGAAAAGGTGGAAGAGACCATCAATCTAGCCATGGATGACGCAACAAGTGGAGGCATCCTCTTGATGGCTCAAAACGAAGAGCCGAATACAAAAGGAGACGACGGTGCGAAAGATGAAGGCGGTAGTCGTGAGATAGTGGAAGTAAGGTGATACGCAGCGGAT is part of the Cucurbita pepo subsp. pepo cultivar mu-cu-16 chromosome LG03, ASM280686v2, whole genome shotgun sequence genome and encodes:
- the LOC111790387 gene encoding non-specific lipid-transfer protein 2-like; amino-acid sequence: MKKRLYLLVAVMAMVALLTGAGVAEAVNCDPTEMRACLPALKSTEPPTAECCDKVKKQEGCLCEYLKSPILKPYLESPNAKKIASSCGIPIPTC